The following proteins are encoded in a genomic region of Mycolicibacterium confluentis:
- a CDS encoding DUF2631 domain-containing protein gives MVSTEVERYNDVDPADVPSAKWGWSRVNHRTWHITGLVIVVFLLAMLRGNHTGRVEDIFLVAFAVLVLGVVVRDIWGRKRGWLR, from the coding sequence ATGGTCAGCACCGAAGTTGAGCGCTACAACGACGTCGATCCGGCCGACGTGCCGTCGGCCAAGTGGGGCTGGAGCAGGGTCAATCACCGGACGTGGCACATCACGGGCCTGGTGATCGTGGTGTTCCTGCTCGCAATGCTGCGCGGCAACCACACCGGCAGGGTCGAGGACATCTTCCTGGTGGCGTTCGCGGTGCTGGTGCTCGGTGTCGTGGTCCGCGACATCTGGGGCCGCAAGCGGGGTTGGCTGCGCTGA